CCTTACTAAAAGTCAACAAACAACTTTTAATGAGGATTTCGCTACAGCACTTAATAGCTTTACAACTTTACGAGTACAGAAATTGGGTAAACCATATATACCCGCGTCCAAAGTTACCCCTCGAACAGTTCCTGCAGCTGTGACTCCCAGTTGCTGAATGTTGTACCTTGCAGATTTTTGCTGCTTCTCCGAGCAATTCTCCATATGCATTCGGTACACTGGGATAACCTTATGAAATATTGCCTCCCGCACCTTATTCCGGATCAGAGGATTACTAACTTTCCATATTTTATGCACCCGGTAGGTCATCTCGAAAAGTGAAGTGAACTTGTCAAACAATGGCCACAAGATCTCCCGTACTAGGGTCCGTCTTAGCACACAAGATATGACAGGTGTCCATGAAGCATCTACATATCCTGCAATGAACATGTCGAGTTGGTCATTGCGCTGCAACAGCCACCCTTCTCCAAGGATCCGTCCCAAATCTTTCTCTATCTTGGCTTCCTGAAGCATGAAGTGTACGTTGTTCAGCAGGAACATTTGTTGCTGCCCTGGGAGGTGCAAACCTTTTGAGTTCCTATCCAGCATAGACTCCAAAGAGGAGATCAGCTGCGCAACCAGTTCATGGAATGCTTTCAGGTCATCCTTCAGCATTAGACAGACTGTGCTCTTGTGTTGAACCAGCATCTGCACATGATCCATGATATGCCTTGTGAAGGGATGAACACCAGTGTCAGAGATGTCCAAACGTCGTGCTATCGCCAGATCGGTTTGCTCAACAGATAGCTTGACAAACATGTCTGACAATCGGTGTATTAGCCCTTCACCCTCTGCAAGGATGGACTCCTTAGTTTGACCTGACAGCAATGCTAATATTGTCGGCATGCTATAATCCAGTGCTTGGTACACCATCACCAGATTTACCATTTTGGATAGATCAGGCTTAGGTGCTGTATAGGTATCCATGTAAACTGGATCAGTTGGTGGTGCACCCTGAATGCACGTAGAATCAGCTGCTCTAAGCAACTTTCTGATAGATTGTTTTGCAATTGCTAAGAAATAATCCTCCTTGAATATATTGAAGTAACCAAGATCCCGTCCATTCAATTGTCTTTGCATCTCACTCAAGACACCAACGATGATGTGCATCGCCGTTGTCCAAACCTTCAGTAGAATTTCTTTGGATTCTTCCTTGTGACCGCCCCAAATGTTATTGATGTCAAGGATTTCAGGGTAACTGTTGGACATGTGTCAGTAAGTCATTCCTAATAAGTAGAAGGGTacgtcgcaaaaaaaaaaagaagtagAACGGTAATGCATAGTTTTCAATCTCTAACTTGTATGGTAGTCCGATTTTTAATCTTGAACTACGGAATTTTAATCTTGTACAGAACCGTGTAATGGATGCCCTCCAACTGTCAAAAATCAGACAAATTTGGTTCTCTTGCTTGTTTCAAAGGTGACTTGCTATTttataaaaagaataaaaaatctaatttgttGCTACAAATCcataaataatttattttgaATCCAAAAAATATAAACCTAGTACCAttttttctagaaatattatctacatgtttatgaTCTATATATAGCTATTTGGAATTGATTTATTTTGGTTCCTATTGCTTTATAGCTCATAGTCATGCTCATTATTTATTTAAAACGATTAATTAAGATCCAAATAACTCTAAATAGACCACCAACAAATAGATAACACTTTCAGAATAAAACTAGTACTAGTTCCACATTTTtatgatttaaaataaattaattatgaatttataAAGATCAAAACAGAATTTTATTACTTTTAGGAAATAGAAAACCACCTTTGAAACCTACGATAGGACTGAATTTGCCATTTTTGACTGCTCGTTACCCTGTTTCGTAGTTTAAGATTGAAAATCGAATTGCCGTCTAATTTCGAGGTTAAAAAGTGTGCTTTAGCCTAATAAGTAGACTAATATGTTTAAT
The sequence above is drawn from the Miscanthus floridulus cultivar M001 chromosome 15, ASM1932011v1, whole genome shotgun sequence genome and encodes:
- the LOC136507091 gene encoding exocyst complex component EXO70A1-like, with amino-acid sequence MKAAVGAKPPFQKTRRRQELITMASSALPGDARVHGEWLTAAPLGVVGVLEGRVHGGHPSGVISPFFTGSVMPLLSSKEASSSLLGDMETYLNPVSGGLLEDDTLRLNRYLAAAKLMLMFQRQLPPGTASSDIHDDHDRAKKLLDKAMSSLAMEFCHLRIWRHDDYHLDVSPVSIWESVSRSCRDSSNSDSAASWSSSSASCSFTGGNSGSSSGFLSALFEDMSVRSDKAFRCMHLNFIDRKELSTLNDIAGVMIEGGYQEMLRRAIHRDSAQLASYPEILDINNIWGGHKEESKEILLKVWTTAMHIIVGVLSEMQRQLNGRDLGYFNIFKEDYFLAIAKQSIRKLLRAADSTCIQGAPPTDPVYMDTYTAPKPDLSKMVNLVMVYQALDYSMPTILALLSGQTKESILAEGEGLIHRLSDMFVKLSVEQTDLAIARRLDISDTGVHPFTRHIMDHVQMLVQHKSTVCLMLKDDLKAFHELVAQLISSLESMLDRNSKGLHLPGQQQMFLLNNVHFMLQEAKIEKDLGRILGEGWLLQRNDQLDMFIAGYVDASWTPVISCVLRRTLVREILWPLFDKFTSLFEMTYRVHKIWKVSNPLIRNKVREAIFHKVIPVYRMHMENCSEKQQKSARYNIQQLGVTAAGTVRGVTLDAGIYGLPNFCTRKVVKLLSAVAKSSLKVVC